In Microbacterium enclense, the DNA window TGGCGCCAGACGACGTTCTTCCCCTTCGCGATCACCTCGCGCCTCGCGCAGGGAGACGCCGTGCGTCTGCAGGTCGAGTCGCCGCTCATCGAGACCTCCACGTTCGGCGCGGTCCCGGCGGTGGATGCCGTCGCCACCCACGACGCCGAGACCGGGGAGAGCGCGATCTTCCTCGTGCACCGCGGGCGGGGCGAGGCGGTCGAGCTCCAGATCGACGTCGCGGGCCTCGGAGACGTCGAGATCGTCGAGGCGCACGTGCTGCACGACGACGACCCCTACGCGCGCAACACGCTCGAGCACCCCGAGCGCGTGCAGCCCCGGACGCTCGAGACACGGCTGGCGGACGGCATCCTGCACGTCACGCTCCCGCCCATCGCGTGGGCGGCGCTGTCGCTGCGGCGCATCGGCTGACGCCGCGGACGCAGAAACGCCCGTTCCCCGCAGAATCCGTGAGGAGAACTGCGAGGAACGGGCGTTTCTGCGAGGTTCGGCCGGGGCCGGGGCCGGGGCCGGGGCCGGGGCCGGGGCCGGTCAGGCCAGCTGCGCGCGGCGCTCGGCGAGCTGGTCGAAGGTCGCGAACGACTCGGCGATGGGGCTGCCCGTGAAGTGGCCGACCCAGCCGTCGTCGTCGTGGAAGAAGCGCACGCTCACGTAGTGGGGAGCGGTGCCCATGTCGAACCAGTGCGTGGTGTTGGCCGGCACCGAGATGAGGTCGCCCGCCTCGCAGTAGACGGCGTGCACCTTCTCGTTCGCGTGCAGGTAGAACACGCCGGCGCCCTTGGCGAAGTAGCGGTCCTCGTCGTCGTCGTGCTGGTGCTCCGACAGGAACTTCTGCCGCGAGGGGGTCTTCACCTCGTCGTAGTTCTCCTGGGCGGGGTCGAGGGCGACCACGTCGACCAGCGTGTACCCCTCGCGCTGCTTGACCTCGCCGATCTCGTCGGCGTACAGCGCCAGGACCTCGTCCTGCGAGGCGCCGGAGGGCACGTCGCGGATCTCCCAGCGTGAGAAGCGCGCGCCGAGCTCGGCGAGCGCGTCGCGGATCTCGGTCTCGTCGGTGGTCTCGAGGACGGGGCTGGTCGGGTCGGTGTCTTTCCAGACGGTCAGGAGCGTCACGGCTCCTCCTCTCGAACGAAGGCGGATACCCCTGATTGTCGCGCCGTTGCGGCAGCGGAGGGATCGCCGGTCGGCGTCGGCCGTAACAAAGCGCAACCTCGCAGCATCCGGCTCATCCGCCCCTGCTTTACTGCTCGACGGCCGTCCGACGCACAGCACTCGGCGACCGCCTCCGCACCCGCTCCCGCCCGAAGGGGACCCCGTGTCCGTTCGATCCCACCGCTGGGCCGCGCTTGTCGCCGCTACCGGCATCGCCGCCCTCGCCCTCTCCGGCTGCGCGCAGCAGAACACCGCGGCCCCCGCGGCCTCGGCCGCTCCCGTGCAGAAGGTCGAGAACCTGCCCGCGCCGTTCGACGGTGCACCCGTGAAGGTCGCCCTCGTGCAGCAGTCCGGCGCCGGGGACTTCTTCACCGCGTGGACGGCCGGCGCGAAAGCCCAGGCCGCCGCGATCAACATCGACCTCACCGTCTACGACGCCCGCAACGACAATGCCAAGCAGGCGTCCGATCTCGAGCAGGCGATCGCGGCCAAGCCCGCCGCGATCATCGTCGACCACGGTCAGACCGACACGATCGAGTCGCACGTGCACGACGCGGTGGCCGCCGGCATCCCCGTGATCGTCTACGACCTCGCCCTCAACGACCC includes these proteins:
- a CDS encoding cupin; this encodes MTLLTVWKDTDPTSPVLETTDETEIRDALAELGARFSRWEIRDVPSGASQDEVLALYADEIGEVKQREGYTLVDVVALDPAQENYDEVKTPSRQKFLSEHQHDDDEDRYFAKGAGVFYLHANEKVHAVYCEAGDLISVPANTTHWFDMGTAPHYVSVRFFHDDDGWVGHFTGSPIAESFATFDQLAERRAQLA